A genomic stretch from Erigeron canadensis isolate Cc75 chromosome 9, C_canadensis_v1, whole genome shotgun sequence includes:
- the LOC122581181 gene encoding protein FLUORESCENT IN BLUE LIGHT, chloroplastic-like, producing the protein MTVVAGCSSSCLISRPISFPPSHTTSAGSVLSLVIDVHNLVFHRDDCTRTFKARRILLGVSAVSKKLSRFGETDYGVVDESSTLQQRTGLVGSLQAGAVIANALLLTTPLEALAETCEAPLSVFNMNMPLLLLVALIGATVGGLLARQRKAELLRLNEQLRQINTALKRQAKIESYAPALSYAPAAARVSENEVIVDPKKQELISHLKKGKNFLRNQNPDKAFFEFKTALELAQNIKDHIEEKKAARGLGASLQRQGKHQEAIKYHSMVLSISEREGEDSGNTEAFGAIADCYTELGDLERAATYYDQYIARLQAD; encoded by the exons ATGACGGTGGTCGCCGGTTGCTCCTCCTCCTGTCTTATTTCCCGACCAATTTCCTTTCCACCCTCTCACACTACCAGCGCTG GAAGCGTACTTTCCCTGGTAATCGATGTCCATAACTTGGTATTTCATAGAGATGATTGCACTAGAACCTTTAAAGCACGTCGAATTTTACTTGGCGTCAGTGCTGTAAGTAAGAAGCTATCAAGATTTGGGGAAACTGATTATGGAGTTGTTGATGAATCCTCCACTTTGCAACAG AGAACGGGCCTTGTAGGATCCTTACAAGCAGGAGCTGTTATTGCAAATGCCTTGTTATTAACTACACCTTTAGAAGCACTGGCAGAAACCTGTGAGGCGCCGCTATCTGTGTTTAATATGAACATGCCTTTGTTACTACTTGTAGCCCTCATTGGTGCCACAGTTGGAG GACTGCTTGCTCGACAAAGAAAAGCAGAGCTGTTAAGGCTAAATGAACAGCTTCGCCAGATTAATACAGCTTTAAAAAGGCAAGCAAAGATAGAATCGTATGCACCTGCTTTAAGTTACGCTCCTGCTGCTGCTAGAGTATCAGAGAACGAAGTGATTGTTGATCCAAAAAAGCAAGAGTTGATATCCCATCTGAAAAAAGGCAAGAACTTTCTACGAAATCAAAATCCAGATAAGGCATTTTTCGAGTTTAAGACTGCGCTTGAGCTCGCTCAGAACATTAAAGATCACATTGAGGAAAAGAAGGCTGCAAGAGGACTAG GAGCATCATTGCAGAGGCAGGGAAAGCACCAAGAAGCCATTAAATACCATTCAATGGTTCTATCTATCTCAGAAAGGGAAGGAGAGGACTCAGGAAATACAGAAGCATTCGGTGCAATAGCTGATTGTTACACCGAGCTTGGTGATCTGGAGCGGGCAGCTACTTACTATGACCAATACATTGCAAGATTACAAGCAGACTGA